A genomic window from Eriocheir sinensis breed Jianghai 21 chromosome 9, ASM2467909v1, whole genome shotgun sequence includes:
- the LOC126996182 gene encoding T-complex protein 1 subunit eta-like: MHPQIILMKEGTDSSQGTPQLISNINACAAVVDAVRTTLGPRGMDKLIVDGKGQATISNDGATIMKQLDIVHPAAKTLVDIAKSQDAEVGDGTTTVVLLAGELLNQCKHLIEEGVHPHAIIRAFRRATQLAIEKINEIAVKINKQDPVELRSILEKCAGTSLNSKLIHQQKDFFAKMVVEAVMSLDLLLPLDMIGIKKVTGGALEESRLIDGVAFKKTFSYAGFEMQPKHYDDPKIALLNIELELKAERDNAEIRVNNVEEYQKIVDTEWKILYEKLDLIHKSGAKVVLSKLPIGDVATQYFADRDMFCAGRVVEQDMKRTIKACGGAIMSTAHDLCDSVLGTCKKFEEKQIGAERFNLFMGCPQAKTCTIVLRGGAEQFLEETERSLHDAIMIVRRALKHDAVVAGGGAVELEVSKYLREHSRNIAGKEQLFMAAYAKALEVIPRQLCDNAGFDSTIILNKLRARHAEGGKWFGVDVMNEDIADNFIACVWEPALVKINALTAASEATCLILSVDETIKSPRSSQDGPPMPGRGRGRPM; the protein is encoded by the exons CATCCTCAGATCATCTTAATGAAGGAGGGGACGGACTCCTCTCAGGGCACCCCACAGCTTATCTCCAACATCAATGCCTGCGCAGCGGTGGTGGATGCCGTGCGCACCACCCTGGGGCCCCGCGGCATGGACAAGCTCATCGTGGACGGCAAG GGCCAGGCCACCATCAGCAACGACGGCGCCACCATCATGAAGCAGCTTGACATCGTTCACCCTGCCGCCAAGACTCTGGTGGACATCGCCAAGTCACAGGACGCTGAG GTCGGGGACGGAACCACCACGGTCGTGCTGCTGGCGGGGGAGCTGCTGAACCAGTGCAAACACCTGATTGAGGAGGGCGTCCACCCCCACGCCATCATCAGGGCCTTCAGACGCGCCACACAGCTGGCCATTGAGAAGATCAACGAGATAGCCGTCAAA ATCAACAAGCAGGACCCCGTTGAGCTGCGATCCATCCTGGAGAAGTGTGCCGGCACCTCCCTCAACAGTAAGCTGATCCACCAGCAGAAGGACTTCTTCGCCAAGATGGTGGTGGAGGCCGTCATGTCCCTCGACCTCCTCCTGCCCCTGGACATGATTGGCATTAAGAAGGTCACCGGTGGAGCCCTGGAG GAGTCCCGGTTGATCGACGGCGTGGCGTTCAAGAAGACCTTCTCGTACGCCGGCTTTGAGATGCAGCCCAAGCACTATGACGACCCCAAGATTGCCCTGCTGAACATCGAGCTGGAGCTGAAGGCCGAGAGGGACAACGCGGAGATCAGGGTGAACAATGTGGAG GAGTACCAAAAGATCGTGGACACTGAGTGGAAGATCCTTTACGAGAAGCTTGACCTCATCCACAAGTCCGGGGCCAAGGTGGTGCTCTCCAAGCTGCCCATCGGGGACGTCGCCACACAGTACTTCGCCGACAG GGACATGTTCTGTGCGGGCCGCGTGGTGGAGCAGGACATGAAGCGCACCATCAAGGCCTGCGGTGGCGCCATCATGTCCACCGCACACGACCTCTGCGACTCCGTTCTCGGCACTTGCAAGAAGTTCGAGGAGAAGCAGATCGGAGCTGAGAG ATTCAACCTCTTCATGGGCTGCCCTCAGGCTAAGACGTGCACCATTGTCCTGCGTGGCGGCGCAGAGCAGTTCCTCGAGGAGACGGAACGCTCCCTTCACGATGCCATCATGATCGTGCGCCGTGCCCTCAAACATGACGCTGTGGTGGCAG GTGGCGGCGCAGTGGAGTTGGAAGTGAGCAAATATCTGCGTGAGCACTCCCGGAACATCGCCGGCAAGGAGCAGCTGTTCATGGCCGCTTACGCCAAGGCCCTGGAGGTGATTCCCCGTCAGCTGTGTGACAACGCCGGCTTTGACTCCACTATTATCCTCAACAAGCTGAGGGCGCGTCATGCTGAAG GCGGCAAGTGGTTTGGGGTTGATGTGATGAACGAGGACATCGCCGACAACTTCATCGCCTGCGTGTGGGAGCCGGCGCTGGTCAAGATCAACGCCCTCACCGCCGCCTCAGAAGCCACCTGCCTCATCCTATCCGTGGACGAGACCATCAAGTCCCCACGCTCCTCCCAGGACGGCCCTCCCATGCCAGGCCGGGGCAGGGGCAGGCCTATGTAG